AGGTTTTGGCGATTAGAAATCAAGGCTCACTTTAGTTCATTCTATCCATTGTCTTTGACCAAAGTTGCATTTATCTTTTTAGCTTTTTATTTATGCTCACTTTCGGCTCAAAACCGCTCACTAGGAGCGTGGTAGCTTTTGGTGACGCACCCTCACTATACATACCATTAGATGATTTTATGCTGAAATGTAATATTTCTAGCTTGAGAGCCGATTAAAAAAACATTAGCCTACGGCAATGCGCAGGCTAATTAGGAAACAAGTGTAACTTTAAACTAAAAACAGATAGCGATCGCTATTATCAAATTTTTTATGACGCTGATAAGCAAAAAAAAATTTTGCTTGACAGCTAAAGTTACATAATTTTGCAACTTCGTAAATTTTTAATACAGCATAGCGTTGTTGGCATTTAGCGATGCTACTTAACTTTTTGCTTAATAAAAGTGACCACTTGTGCCAGTTGTTTCTTCAAGCCTTCGATTTCTGCCTGCATTTTGGCAACTTTCTCATTAAGTGCTTGAATTTCTGCTGCTGTCGCGGCGTTTGTTTCCCCAGTGGCTACTGTAGTCGGTACAGCAATTGTGGGTGCAGCAACCGCAGGTGGAGCAATAGTTGCTACCCCACCACTGTTAACAGCAGCAGTGGCTACATTACCATTCTTAGCAGTAGCACCAACTCCTACTAACTCCTGACGCGACAACTTAGCCTTAGTCATTGCTGTCTTAATCGCATTGATTAGCTGTTTCTGATCAAAAGGCTTACCCAGAAATTCAAAGTATTCAAAAGGTTCGGTAATTTTTTCCGTCACCTCTTCCTTCCGACCAGACATAATAACTAAAGGAATCTTTCTCAGTTCTGGATTAGCTTGAACTTGTTGAAATACCTCCCAACCGCTCAATTTAGGCAAGAGAAAATCCAACATGATCAAGCTCAGTTTTTCTTGCTTGATGAGATTAATCCCTTCCAAACCGTCCTTAGCTTCTAATACTTCAAAATTGCCAGGAGGCAACATTTCCCGTACTTTGACCCTGACTACGGTAGTGTCATCGATAACTAGAATTTTGTTACTTGCCACAACTGATTACTCTAAAAGAATATTTAAGTTTAAATAGCGGCTACGCCGAATGACCGTGAGAATGCTCCCACTATATCCAACAATGTTATTGATTGGGGGATAGTATATTTCGGTATAAATGTTAGTTGTCATTGGTCATTAGTCATTAGTCATTGGTCATTCGTCCATCGTCAACAGTCAACAGTATTTTCCCTAGCACCCCTAGAACTGTCAGAGTATCGCCAGCTACTATTACAAGTGATATTTATTTTTATCTTCATTAAACTATCGACCTATGACTTCTTCTCAACCTGCTCAGTTTAAGTCGGAAATTACGGCGATGCCTAGTTGGTTACGCCGTCCTATTGGTAAAGCCAGTGAACTCTCGACAGTACAGCGCATTATTAAGCAGCGCCAAATTCATACAATTTGCGAGGAAGGTCGCTGTCCGAATCGGGGTGAGTGCTATTCCCAAAAAACGGCTACATTCCTACTTATGGGGCCGACTTGCACCCGTGCTTGTGCTTTTTGTCAAGTCGATAAGGGTCATGCACCAATGCCAATTGACCCAGAGGAAGCCCAGAAGGTAGCAGAATCAGTCCAGCTTTTGGGGCTGCGCTACGTGGTAATTACCTCCGTCGCCCGTGATGACTTGCCAGACCAAGGCGCAAGCCATTTTGTCAAAACAATGGAGGCAATCCGCCAGTTAAATCCAGGTACACAAATTGAAGTGCTGACACCCGATTTCTGGGGCGGTACAGGCGCAGGAGAGGCAGGACAGCGCCAACGCATCGAAATGATTGTTAAAGCCGAACCAGCCTGCTTTAACCACAATATTGAGACAGTACGTCGCTCAACTGGGCGAGTGCGTCGGGGAGCTAAATACGATCGCTCACTCAACGTTTTGTCCCTAGTCAAAGAAATCAATCCCCAAATTCCTACAAAATCAGGCTTAATGGTGGGACATGGGGAAACTGTGGACGAACTTATCGAAGCGATGAAGGATTTAAGAATGGTAGGGTGCGATCGCCTCACCATCGGTCAGTATATGCGCCCATCCCTAGAACATCTCCCAGTCCAAAAATATTGGACACCAGAAGAATTTGACCAACTAGGCACAATAGCCAAAGAAATGGGCTTCAGCCATGTCCGTTCCGGGCCACTGGTGCGGAGTTCCTATCACGCTGGGGAGGAGTAAGGCAAGAGGCAGGAGGTAGGAGGTAGGAGATAGAAAAAAATCCTATGGACTATGGACTATGGACTGTTGACTATGGACTAATGACCAATGACCAAT
Above is a genomic segment from Nostoc sp. MS1 containing:
- a CDS encoding response regulator, producing the protein MASNKILVIDDTTVVRVKVREMLPPGNFEVLEAKDGLEGINLIKQEKLSLIMLDFLLPKLSGWEVFQQVQANPELRKIPLVIMSGRKEEVTEKITEPFEYFEFLGKPFDQKQLINAIKTAMTKAKLSRQELVGVGATAKNGNVATAAVNSGGVATIAPPAVAAPTIAVPTTVATGETNAATAAEIQALNEKVAKMQAEIEGLKKQLAQVVTFIKQKVK
- the lipA gene encoding lipoyl synthase, producing the protein MTSSQPAQFKSEITAMPSWLRRPIGKASELSTVQRIIKQRQIHTICEEGRCPNRGECYSQKTATFLLMGPTCTRACAFCQVDKGHAPMPIDPEEAQKVAESVQLLGLRYVVITSVARDDLPDQGASHFVKTMEAIRQLNPGTQIEVLTPDFWGGTGAGEAGQRQRIEMIVKAEPACFNHNIETVRRSTGRVRRGAKYDRSLNVLSLVKEINPQIPTKSGLMVGHGETVDELIEAMKDLRMVGCDRLTIGQYMRPSLEHLPVQKYWTPEEFDQLGTIAKEMGFSHVRSGPLVRSSYHAGEE